A window of the Panulirus ornatus isolate Po-2019 chromosome 65, ASM3632096v1, whole genome shotgun sequence genome harbors these coding sequences:
- the eca gene encoding transmembrane emp24 domain-containing protein eca — MTPRVITYTCLLLGLFGALGDCLYFHIGETERKCFIEEIPDETMVTGNYKLQLYDPRTGGFMPSSPGLGMHVEIRDPDDKILMSRVYSSEGRFTFTSHTPGEHVICLYSNSTKWFSGSQLRVHFDIQVGEHAIDYANVAQKEKLTELQLRVRQLLDQVDQIAKEQNYQRYREERFRQTSESTNQRVLWWSIGQVCILLGMGFWQMRHLKSFFEAKKLV, encoded by the exons ATGACACCGAGAGTTATTACTTACACGTGCCTTTTATTGGGCTTATTTGGTGCTCTGGGTGATTGTTTATACTTCCATATTGGAGAAACCGAAAGAAAATGTTTCATCGAAGAAATCCCTGATGAAACAATGGTTACAG GCAATTACAAACTTCAGCTATATGATCCACGCACTGGAGGCTTCATGCCGTCATCACCTGGCCTTGGCATGCATGTAGAGATCAGAGACCCTGATGACAAAATTTTGATGTCAAga GTATACAGTAGTGAAGGACGATTCACATTTACCTCACACACTCCAGGAGAACATGTCATCTGCCTCTATTCCAACTCCACCAAGTGGTTCTCAGGATCTCAATTG CGTGTTCACTTTGATATCCAAGTGGGGGAACATGCCATTGACTATGCCAACGTGGCCCAGAAGGAGAAACTAACAGAGCTGCAACTACGAGTACGACAATTGCTGGACCAAGTAGACCAGATTGCAAAAGAGCAGAACTACCAAAGG tATCGAGAAGAACGCTTTCGCCAGACATCAGAAAGCACCAATCAGCGAGTGCTCTGGTGGTCCATTGGACAAGTTTGCATTCTGTTAGGCATGGGTTTCTGGCAGATGCGCCATTTGAAGAGCTTTTTTGAGGCAAAGAAGCTTGTATAA